A portion of the Pseudarthrobacter defluvii genome contains these proteins:
- the obgE gene encoding GTPase ObgE yields the protein MASFVDRVVLHVSGGSGGHGCVSVHREKFKPLGGPDGGNGGNGGDVILRVDHQTTTLLDYHHAPHRHASNGGPGMGDWRGGKNGETLVLPVPDGTVVKTKDGTLLADLVGEGAEYVAAAGGLGGLGNAALSSQKRRAPGFALLGLEGDSRDVVLELKSIADIALVGFPSAGKSSLIAAMSAARPKIADYPFTTLVPNLGVVQAGDVRFTIADVPGLIEGASEGRGLGHNFLRHVERCAALVHVLDCGTLESDRDPLSDLAIIEGELEKYAVDMSYAGQDGEVVPLNHRPRLVALNKVDLPDGKDMAEFVRPELESRGYRVFEVSATSHEGLRQLGFAMAEIVQAAREAVAAAPPKVQPTVLRPRAVNEAGFKIRREEKNLEPLFRVLGEKPERWVKQTDFTNEEAIGYLADRLAKLGVETELFKQGAKPGDTVVIGGDDGVVFDWEPTMMAGAELLASPRGTDPRFADIGDRPTRSQKREEQLERREAKAAARAELEAERKAGIWTESVSARRAAQPLKESGLDADDDL from the coding sequence GTGGCCAGCTTTGTAGACCGGGTAGTCCTGCACGTATCCGGCGGATCGGGCGGCCACGGATGCGTCTCCGTCCACCGCGAGAAGTTCAAGCCGCTCGGCGGGCCCGACGGCGGCAATGGCGGCAACGGCGGTGACGTGATCCTTCGCGTCGATCACCAGACCACCACACTCCTCGACTACCACCACGCACCCCACCGGCACGCCAGCAACGGTGGCCCCGGCATGGGTGACTGGCGCGGCGGCAAGAACGGCGAGACCCTGGTGCTGCCCGTGCCGGACGGCACCGTGGTCAAGACCAAGGACGGCACCCTGCTCGCCGACCTCGTCGGTGAAGGCGCCGAATACGTGGCGGCCGCCGGAGGCCTGGGCGGGCTCGGCAACGCCGCCCTCTCATCCCAAAAGCGCCGCGCCCCTGGCTTCGCACTGCTGGGCCTCGAGGGCGACTCCCGCGACGTCGTGCTGGAACTGAAATCCATCGCGGATATCGCACTGGTGGGCTTCCCGTCCGCGGGCAAGTCCAGCCTCATCGCAGCGATGTCCGCCGCTCGCCCCAAGATTGCCGATTACCCGTTCACCACCCTGGTTCCCAACCTCGGCGTGGTGCAGGCCGGCGACGTCCGGTTCACCATCGCCGATGTTCCCGGCCTCATCGAAGGCGCCAGCGAGGGACGCGGCCTGGGCCACAACTTCCTGCGCCACGTTGAGCGCTGCGCTGCCCTGGTGCACGTGCTGGACTGCGGCACCCTGGAATCGGACCGGGACCCGCTCTCCGACCTCGCCATCATCGAGGGAGAGCTGGAGAAGTACGCCGTCGACATGAGCTATGCCGGCCAGGATGGCGAAGTCGTCCCCCTGAACCACCGTCCCCGCCTGGTTGCCCTGAACAAGGTGGACCTGCCGGACGGCAAGGACATGGCGGAGTTTGTGCGCCCGGAACTCGAATCGCGCGGTTACCGCGTCTTCGAAGTCTCCGCCACCAGCCACGAGGGACTGCGCCAGCTCGGGTTCGCCATGGCCGAGATTGTCCAGGCTGCGCGGGAGGCCGTAGCTGCCGCCCCGCCCAAGGTCCAGCCGACCGTGCTGCGCCCGCGCGCTGTCAATGAAGCAGGGTTCAAGATCCGCCGCGAAGAGAAGAACCTGGAGCCGCTGTTCCGCGTGCTGGGCGAAAAGCCTGAGCGCTGGGTCAAGCAGACCGACTTCACCAACGAGGAAGCCATCGGCTACCTCGCGGACCGCCTGGCGAAGCTCGGCGTGGAGACCGAGCTGTTCAAGCAGGGCGCCAAGCCGGGGGACACCGTGGTCATCGGCGGGGACGACGGCGTCGTCTTCGACTGGGAGCCCACCATGATGGCCGGGGCCGAACTCCTAGCCTCGCCGCGCGGCACCGATCCCCGGTTCGCCGATATCGGCGACCGCCCCACCCGCAGCCAGAAGCGCGAGGAGCAGCTGGAACGCCGGGAGGCCAAGGCTGCCGCCCGCGCCGAGCTTGAGGCGGAGCGTAAAGCCGGGATCTGGACCGAATCCGTCAGTGCCCGCCGCGCCGCCCAGCCCCTCAAGGAAAGCGGACTGGACGCCGACGATGACCTCTAG
- the rpmA gene encoding 50S ribosomal protein L27, whose product MAHKKGASSTRNGRDSNAQYLGVKRFGGQVVSAGEIIVRQRGTHFHPGAGVGRGGDDTLFALTPGAVEFGTRRGRRVVNIVAAAAAE is encoded by the coding sequence ATGGCACATAAAAAGGGCGCGAGCTCCACTCGCAACGGCCGCGATTCCAACGCTCAGTACCTCGGCGTCAAGCGCTTCGGCGGCCAGGTAGTTTCCGCAGGCGAGATCATCGTCCGCCAGCGTGGCACCCACTTCCACCCGGGCGCCGGCGTTGGCCGTGGCGGCGACGACACCCTGTTCGCACTGACCCCGGGCGCCGTTGAATTCGGCACCCGCCGCGGTCGTCGCGTGGTCAACATCGTTGCTGCTGCAGCTGCAGAGTAA
- the rplU gene encoding 50S ribosomal protein L21 produces the protein MVYAIVRAGGRQEKVSVGDFVTLNRVAGGAGSTIELPALLLVDGDKVTSAAADLAKVTVTAEILQDLRGPKIVIQKYKNKTGYKKRQGHRQELTKVKITGIK, from the coding sequence GTGGTGTACGCGATTGTCCGCGCAGGCGGCCGCCAAGAGAAGGTTTCCGTTGGAGACTTCGTTACCCTGAACCGCGTCGCCGGTGGAGCCGGCAGCACCATCGAGCTGCCCGCACTGCTCCTGGTTGACGGTGACAAGGTCACCTCCGCCGCCGCTGACCTGGCCAAGGTAACTGTTACGGCTGAAATCCTCCAGGACCTGCGTGGTCCTAAGATTGTCATCCAGAAGTACAAGAACAAGACCGGCTACAAGAAGCGCCAGGGTCACCGCCAGGAACTGACCAAGGTCAAGATCACCGGCATCAAGTAA
- the thiD gene encoding bifunctional hydroxymethylpyrimidine kinase/phosphomethylpyrimidine kinase: MPLPVASGAFAALPAGRDVPRVLSIAGSDPSGGAGIQADLKSIAAHGGYGMAAITALTAQNTRGVQAVHVPPAAFLAQQLDAVSDDISIDAVKIGMLGDGEVIRTVRGWLEKVRPAVVVLDPVMVATSGDRLLQESAEAALRELLPLAHLITPNLPELAMLVGAAPAGNWDEALAQGRGLADATGATVLVKGGHLAGSDCPDALVNTAGLLGQDVVEVPGNRISTRNSHGTGCSLSSAMATVQARLGDWEASLRTVKPWLAGALENSGLLEVGQGNGPVHHFHHLRPALQEGGFAARLWAEAQQDLDDIYALDFIRGLATGDLAEKDFAYYLAQDALYLNGYSRVLARTSALAPSEAEQLFWAGSAQHCLEVETELHRSWLSTRPAQGGLGPVTKAYVDHLTAASASGSYAVLAAAVLPCFWLYAEVGEKLHAQFVASGEPDAHAYAAWLRTYADEAFAEATRRAVAIVDEAGRKASDHERAAMVTAFKQSCRLEVEFFDAPRLHA; the protein is encoded by the coding sequence CCAGGCAGACCTCAAAAGCATCGCCGCGCACGGCGGTTACGGCATGGCCGCCATCACCGCCCTCACGGCCCAAAACACTAGGGGCGTACAGGCCGTGCACGTGCCTCCGGCCGCCTTCCTGGCCCAGCAATTGGATGCCGTCAGTGACGACATCAGCATCGACGCCGTCAAGATAGGCATGCTGGGTGACGGGGAAGTGATCCGCACTGTGCGCGGGTGGCTCGAAAAGGTGCGTCCCGCCGTCGTGGTTCTTGATCCGGTGATGGTTGCCACCAGCGGTGACCGGCTGCTGCAGGAGTCGGCAGAAGCCGCACTGCGGGAACTGCTGCCCCTTGCCCACCTCATCACCCCAAACCTGCCCGAGCTTGCCATGCTGGTGGGCGCGGCCCCCGCCGGGAACTGGGACGAGGCACTGGCCCAGGGCCGGGGCCTGGCCGACGCTACCGGGGCAACCGTGCTGGTCAAGGGCGGACACCTGGCAGGTTCGGACTGCCCGGACGCGCTGGTCAACACCGCGGGCCTGCTGGGACAGGACGTAGTGGAAGTCCCGGGCAACCGGATCTCCACCCGCAACAGTCACGGCACAGGCTGCTCCCTTTCCTCTGCCATGGCAACGGTGCAGGCCCGCCTGGGCGACTGGGAAGCGTCACTGCGGACGGTTAAGCCCTGGCTGGCGGGTGCCCTCGAGAACTCGGGTCTGCTGGAGGTGGGCCAGGGGAATGGACCCGTGCACCACTTCCACCACCTGCGGCCGGCACTGCAGGAAGGCGGCTTCGCGGCCCGGCTGTGGGCGGAAGCCCAACAGGACCTCGACGATATCTATGCGCTGGACTTCATCCGCGGCCTGGCCACCGGAGACCTGGCCGAGAAGGACTTTGCCTACTACCTGGCCCAGGACGCCCTTTACCTCAACGGGTACTCCCGCGTGCTGGCCCGCACCAGCGCCCTGGCCCCCTCGGAGGCCGAACAGCTGTTCTGGGCAGGATCGGCCCAACATTGCCTCGAGGTGGAAACGGAACTCCACCGCTCCTGGCTCAGCACCCGGCCAGCCCAGGGCGGCCTCGGCCCCGTCACAAAGGCCTACGTCGACCACCTCACCGCAGCTTCGGCGTCGGGCTCGTATGCTGTCCTGGCTGCCGCCGTCCTGCCCTGCTTCTGGCTCTATGCCGAGGTAGGGGAGAAGCTGCACGCCCAGTTCGTTGCCTCCGGTGAGCCGGACGCGCATGCCTACGCTGCCTGGCTCCGCACCTATGCCGACGAGGCCTTCGCCGAAGCCACCCGCCGGGCTGTTGCCATCGTGGATGAGGCGGGGCGGAAGGCCTCCGACCATGAAAGGGCAGCGATGGTCACCGCGTTCAAGCAGTCCTGCCGACTGGAAGTGGAATTTTTCGACGCGCCGAGGCTGCATGCCTGA